A genomic region of Arachis stenosperma cultivar V10309 chromosome 9, arast.V10309.gnm1.PFL2, whole genome shotgun sequence contains the following coding sequences:
- the LOC130950631 gene encoding F-box/kelch-repeat protein At3g23880-like: MRTGPIPDDVDDDDDVPRKGKVVTTTGGWPEPPPILLDELIAEVLLRIPARYLVRLRNSVCSSWRTLISSSQFAKDHLRRSMAVDPALTHPLMVYYSRAYIYPTVGVFSVRSVMENPPHEPTKVVPYEGRRHRLIIGSCNGLLCLHDGEREDELTHRAMLWNPCTGFTSQPLEIGGLFSIGGFGYDHVNDKYKLFAVVDKKSGESVTRMFTFGPKTTCRTIQDFPHNLCEDDSRGHMVHLKGLFVSGTGTLNWLLHGYLSFVWVISLDLVRETYCQFSLPSKDSDDDHEVEPELGILRDCLAVCYETKKTHWTVWLMKDYGVPQSWTKLAIIPHHPLLVRRPRGKALWPIYMLGNVLLALAPSGKFCLCNFNDGSIDFPNIDSSGDGMPRHRPLTQHSCLRGFHLYHESIVSPFHLGLPSCSSEMRLIKPKPIIT, encoded by the coding sequence ATGAGGACGGGTCCCATTCCTGatgatgttgatgatgatgatgatgttccGAGGAAGGGGAAGGTTGTCACAACCACCGGGGGATGGCCGGAACCACCGCCTATCCTTCTGGACGAGCTCATAGCGGAAGTCCTGCTGAGGATACCGGCGAGGTATCTCGTTCGATTGAGGAACAGCGTCTGCAGTTCATGGAGAACCCTAATTTCCAGTTCCCAATTTGCCAAGGACCACCTTCGGCGTTCAATGGCGGTGGATCCAGCCTTGACCCACCCACTTATGGTCTATTATAGCCGAGCCTACATATACCCCACAGTCGGAGTGTTCTCCGTACGATCTGTGATGGAGAACCCTCCCCATGAACCCACTAAAGTAGTTCCCTATGAGGGACGACGCCACCGCCTCATCATTGGCTCTTGCAATGGATTGCTGTGCTTGCACGATGGAGAGCGTGAGGATGAATTAACCCATCGTGCCATGCTGTGGAACCCCTGCACCGGATTCACTTCTCAGCCGCTTGAAATTGGAGGTCTCTTCTCCATTGGCGGATTCGGTTATGATCATGTGAATGACAAGTATAAGCTTTTCGCGGTTGTGGATAAGAAATCAGGCGAATCCGTCACCAGAATGTTTACATTCGGTCCAAAAACTACCTGTAGAACAATCCAGGATTTCCCCCATAATCTTTGTGAAGATGATTCCAGGGGTCATATGGTGCATCTTAAAGGGCTTTTTGTTAGTGGCACTGGCACTCTTAATTGGCTTCTTCACGGCTATCTTAGTTTTGTGTGGGTTATCTCCCTTGATTTGGTGAGAGAGACTTATTGTCAGTTTTCCCTTCCCAGCAAGGATTCAGATGATGATCACGAGGTGGAACCCGAATTGGGTATCTTGAGGGATTGTCTTGCTGTTTGTTATGAGACTAAGAAAACTCATTGGACTGTCTGGTTGATGAAGGACTATGGAGTTCCTCAATCTTGGACTAAATTGGCCATAATCCCCCACCACCCGCTACTAGTTCGTCGTCCTAGAGGCAAAGCATTATGGCCTATATACATGTTGGGAAATGTTCTTCTTGCTTTGGCTCCGAGTGGCAAGTTTTGTTTATGTAACTTCAATGATGGCAGCATAGATTTTCCTAATATTGACAGCTCCGGTGATGGCATGCCCAGACATCGGCCTTTAACTCAGCACTCATGTCTAAGGGGCTTTCACCTCTATCATGAAAGCATAGTTTCACCGTTCCACCTTGGTCTTCCAAGTTGCTCATCTGAAATGCGCTTAATTAAGCCAAAGCCTATAATCACTTAA